A genomic segment from Chiloscyllium plagiosum isolate BGI_BamShark_2017 unplaced genomic scaffold, ASM401019v2 scaf_280, whole genome shotgun sequence encodes:
- the pgap4 gene encoding transmembrane protein 246, translating to MKCAKRSGGGAGFPWRLSPRLRRPWVHALLLYVLTFGVVLPLLCQSLRQSCYFRQAAHLRRLTQEALERSEARGEEAERYVRTATPPGDLGEARGSPLVVAVVTTTRQQGASYHYYLQVVAALHRLLGACQDCRGYRLLACNVDPDPEGHREALEAAHLITTVHRFGQGRGPAWGADNRFEKEKEDYLYCLQEALSTYDPQHVVLLEDDAVPKEDFFPVLRDLLERRLTSPTTRGALYVKLYHPERLQGYLNPEPMRILEWLGLGALGGTSLGIVYRKLCGRASVTLSWAVLAVYTMLVVELAGRHYLLESRRLSPQLYSLVPATECCTPAMLFSAPAARRVLAYLGGVRCRPGYAKDTALYALLRANGETAYALEPNLVTHIGLYSTLRGPIAEPSL from the coding sequence ATGAAGTGCGCCAAGCGGAGCGGGGGAGGGGCAGGCTTCCCCTGGCGCCTCTCGCCCCGCCTGAGGCGGCCCTGGGTGCACGCCCTGCTGCTCTACGTCCTCACGTTTGGGGTCGTGCTGCCCCTCCTGTGCCAGAGCCTCCGGCAGTCTTGCTACTTCAGGCAGGCGGCGCACCTCCGGCGCCTAACACAGGAGGCGCTGGAGCGCAGCGAGGCGCGGGGCGAGGAGGCGGAGCGCTACGTCCGGACGGCAACACCGCCGGGGGACCTCGGGGAGGCCCGCGGGTCCCCCCTGGTGGTAGCGGTGGTCACCACGACCCGGCAGCAGGGCGCCAGCTACCACTACTACCTCCAGGTGGTGGCGGCCTTGCACCGACTGTTGGGGGCTTGCCAGGACTGCCGGGGCTACCGTCTCCTCGCCTGCAACGTGGACCCGGACCCTGAGGGCCACCGGGAGGCGCTGGAAGCCGCTCACCTCATCACCACGGTCCATCGGTTCGGGCAAGGGCGCGGGCCAGCATGGGGCGCCGACAACCGCTTCGAGAAGGAGAAGGAGGACTACCTGTACTGCCTGCAGGAGGCGCTGTCGACCTACGACCCCCAGCACGTGGTACTGCTGGAGGACGACGCCGTGCCAAAGGAGGACTTCTTCCCGGTCCTGCGAGACCTCCTGGAGAGGCGGCTCACCTCACCCACCACTCGGGGCGCCCTCTACGTCAAGCTCTACCACCCCGAGAGGCTGCAGGGCTACCTCAACCCTGAGCCCATGCGCATCCTGGAGTGGCTGGGCCTGGGCGCCCTGGGTGGCACCTCGCTCGGCATCGTCTACCGGAAGCTCTGCGGACGGGCCTCGGTGACGCTGAGCTGGGCCGTGCTGGCCGTCTACACCATGCTGGTCGTCGAGCTGGCCGGGCGGCACTACCTGCTGGAGTCACGGCGCCTCAGCCCTCAGCTCTACTCCCTGGTGCCCGCCACCGAGTGCTGCACGCCCGCCATGCTGTTCTCAGCTCCGGCCGCCCGCCGGGTGTTGGCGTACCTGGGCGGCGTGCGGTGCCGGCCGGGCTACGCCAAGGACACGGCGCTCTACGCCCTGCTGCGGGCGAACGGCGAGACTGCATACGCCCTGGAGCCCAACCTGGTCACGCACATCGGGCTCTACTCCACCCTCCGGGGGCCCATCGCTGAGCCCAGTCTCTGA